AGACCTTTCAACGAACCCATACGTTTCTCTTCTCCTCTCCTTTTCCCTTTTCCTTCCAGAAGAAGGTGTGGCTTACGTTTTTTATCTTGGTGAAGAGGAGTCGGAAGAAATCTCCAGAGTTAACATAGGGGAAATAAGTATTGAAGCTGTATACGCTTCCCTTTCTTTAAAGAAAGGAATCTCTGAATCAGAAAGCAGGCTTGTTGAGCTGTTCTGGAAACAGCTTGAGCAGATTGACACGCTTGTAACCTTTTACGGTAAGGACTTTGACATGGAATTTCTGAAAATAAGAACTCTCATCCATGGAGTAAAATCCCCTGCCTTCTACAGATACTTCCATTCAAAAAGTGTTAACCATATTGATCTGAGGGATGTATTCAGAGTTGGAAGGAATCATTACTCCCTGAACTTTATATCAAGAAGGATGAAACTTCCCATAGACAAGGGCGATATGGATGGTTCAAAAATAAGAAATGTTTTTCTTAAAGGTGAATACAGGAAGGTTGCAGATTACAATCTCAGGGATGCCCTGCTCACTGGCATGCTTTATGAAAGGGTCAAGGACCACCTTTACCACAACCATGTTTTAGAACTGGTAAAGTCTGCAGGATTTTCAGAGGGTAAAGACCTTATAGAATATGCCCTTGATAACAATCTTCTCAGCGGGAAAGAAACATCGGTGCTCATAGACTTCTGTAAGGGCAGGATAGAAGCCGGACCATCAGATAAACAGGTGGGGTTTCTGCGGGAC
The Aquificaceae bacterium genome window above contains:
- a CDS encoding ribonuclease H-like domain-containing protein, with the protein product MVKIKFRRGGMGKVASLDIETFCPIEELEEGDVTYLKGRKDYSSEEDFHRDLSTNPYVSLLLSFSLFLPEEGVAYVFYLGEEESEEISRVNIGEISIEAVYASLSLKKGISESESRLVELFWKQLEQIDTLVTFYGKDFDMEFLKIRTLIHGVKSPAFYRYFHSKSVNHIDLRDVFRVGRNHYSLNFISRRMKLPIDKGDMDGSKIRNVFLKGEYRKVADYNLRDALLTGMLYERVKDHLYHNHVLELVKSAGFSEGKDLIEYALDNNLLSGKETSVLIDFCKGRIEAGPSDKQVGFLRDLIKAYNPEIRDVCALLGHETIQRIVKFAWEEEIT